From a single Calothrix sp. NIES-2098 genomic region:
- the nifS gene encoding nitrogenase cofactor synthesis protein NifS: MKPNEKLHPTFRRTPYRLHTSYYWYYLKILALVSSQLEPMQNNCIYLDNNATTKVDPEVVEAMLPYLTEYYGNPSSMHTFGGQLAKAVKIAREQLAALLGADESEIVYTSCGTEGDNAAIRAALLAQPDKRHIITTQVEHPAVLNVCKQLETQGYSVTYLSVNRQGQLDLNELEASLTGNTALVTTMYANNETGVVFPIEQIGLRAKEYGALFHVDAVQAVGKIPLNMKNSTVDMLTLSGHKIHAPKGIGALYVRRGVRFRPFLIGGHQERGRRAGTENVPGIIALGKAAELELLHLEEATKRESRLRDRLEKTLLATIPDCEVNGDITQRLPNTTNIGFKYIEGEAILLSLNKYGICASSGSACTSGSLEPSHVLRAMGLPYTTLHGSIRFSLCRYTTEAEIDRVIAVMPEIVERLRALSPFKNDEAGWLQAQEQTLAHR, translated from the coding sequence ATGAAGCCCAATGAAAAACTTCATCCTACCTTCCGACGAACGCCCTACAGACTTCACACTTCATATTATTGGTATTACCTCAAAATTTTGGCTCTTGTCTCCTCACAATTAGAACCAATGCAAAACAACTGCATTTATCTCGATAATAATGCCACCACTAAGGTAGACCCAGAAGTTGTAGAGGCAATGCTGCCCTACTTAACTGAATATTACGGCAATCCCTCTAGTATGCACACCTTTGGCGGACAGCTTGCCAAAGCAGTGAAAATAGCAAGAGAACAACTTGCAGCCCTTTTGGGAGCCGATGAATCGGAAATTGTCTACACTAGTTGCGGAACTGAAGGCGATAACGCTGCAATTCGCGCCGCACTGTTGGCGCAACCAGACAAGCGACATATTATTACTACCCAAGTTGAACACCCAGCAGTACTGAATGTCTGCAAGCAATTAGAAACCCAAGGTTATAGTGTTACCTATCTTTCGGTAAATCGTCAGGGACAATTGGATCTCAATGAGCTAGAAGCTTCCTTGACAGGTAACACCGCCTTGGTGACAACGATGTATGCAAATAACGAAACTGGCGTGGTTTTCCCAATCGAGCAGATTGGATTGCGAGCCAAAGAGTATGGCGCTTTATTCCACGTCGATGCGGTGCAAGCAGTAGGGAAGATTCCCTTAAATATGAAGAATAGCACCGTAGATATGTTAACCCTATCCGGTCACAAGATTCACGCACCCAAAGGAATTGGGGCTTTATATGTCCGGCGTGGTGTGAGATTCCGTCCCTTTTTGATTGGCGGACACCAAGAACGCGGACGCCGTGCGGGAACAGAGAACGTTCCCGGAATTATTGCACTCGGCAAAGCTGCCGAACTGGAACTGTTACATTTAGAAGAGGCGACAAAAAGAGAAAGCAGGCTGCGCGATCGCCTAGAAAAAACCTTACTCGCTACGATTCCTGATTGTGAAGTTAATGGCGATATTACGCAGAGATTGCCAAACACCACTAACATCGGCTTCAAGTATATCGAAGGTGAAGCCATCTTACTCTCCCTGAACAAATACGGTATCTGTGCCTCATCTGGTTCTGCTTGTACTTCTGGCTCTTTGGAACCTTCCCACGTATTGCGAGCAATGGGTTTACCCTACACCACCTTGCACGGTTCCATCCGCTTTAGCCTCTGTCGCTACACCACAGAAGCCGAAATCGATCGAGTAATCGCGGTAATGCCTGAGATTGTAGAACGTTTGCGTGCCCTTTCACCCTTCAAAAATGACGAAGCAGGTTGGCTGCAAGCGCAAGAGCAAACACTGGCTCATCGCTAA
- a CDS encoding nitrogenase molybdenum-iron protein beta chain NifK yields the protein MPQNPDKIQDHVQLFHQPEYQQLFQNKREFENGHDPEEVKRVAEWTKSWDYREKNFAREALTVNPAKGCQPLGAMFAAVGFEGTLPFVQGSQGCVAYFRTHLTRHYKEPFSGVSSSMTEDAAVFGGLQNMIDGLANSYQLYKPKMIAVCTTCMAEVIGDDLGAFITNAKNAGSVPQDLPVPFAHTPSFVGSHITGYDNMMKGILTTLTAGKKKSASNGKINFISGFDTYVGNLREVKRIASLFGIDYTILSDNSDYLDAPNTGEFDMYPGGTKLEEAADAINAKATVVMQAHSTPKTREYIAKEWQQDVVVSRPWGIKATDEFLMKLSELTGKPIPEELEIERGRAVDAMTDSHAWVHGKRFAIYGDPDLVYSVVGFMLELGAEPVHIVVHNSNEVFEKELQALLDSSPFGKEAKIWGGKDLWHLRSLLCALSS from the coding sequence ATGCCTCAGAATCCAGATAAAATTCAAGATCACGTACAACTGTTCCACCAACCGGAATACCAACAACTTTTTCAAAACAAGAGAGAGTTTGAAAACGGTCACGACCCCGAAGAAGTAAAACGGGTTGCAGAATGGACAAAGAGTTGGGATTATCGTGAAAAGAACTTCGCTCGTGAAGCTTTGACCGTTAACCCTGCTAAAGGTTGCCAACCTTTAGGCGCTATGTTCGCTGCTGTTGGCTTTGAAGGTACTTTACCTTTCGTTCAAGGTTCTCAAGGTTGTGTTGCTTACTTCCGTACCCACTTAACCCGTCACTACAAAGAACCATTCTCTGGCGTTTCTTCTTCCATGACTGAAGACGCAGCGGTGTTCGGTGGTCTGCAAAACATGATTGATGGTTTGGCAAACTCATACCAGCTTTACAAGCCCAAAATGATTGCAGTTTGCACCACCTGTATGGCTGAGGTTATTGGTGATGACTTGGGTGCGTTTATTACCAACGCTAAGAACGCTGGTTCAGTTCCTCAAGATTTACCAGTACCCTTTGCTCACACTCCTAGCTTTGTTGGTTCCCACATCACTGGTTACGACAACATGATGAAGGGAATTCTAACTACCTTAACCGCAGGTAAGAAGAAATCCGCTAGCAATGGCAAAATCAACTTCATCTCTGGTTTTGACACCTATGTTGGCAATCTCCGGGAAGTAAAACGCATTGCTTCTTTGTTTGGTATCGACTACACAATTCTCTCTGACAACAGCGATTATCTGGATGCACCTAACACTGGTGAATTCGATATGTACCCAGGTGGTACAAAGCTGGAAGAAGCAGCAGATGCAATTAATGCTAAAGCTACAGTGGTGATGCAAGCTCACTCTACTCCTAAGACTCGTGAGTACATCGCTAAAGAGTGGCAGCAAGATGTTGTAGTTTCCCGTCCTTGGGGTATTAAGGCTACTGATGAGTTCCTGATGAAACTCAGCGAACTGACTGGTAAACCAATTCCTGAAGAATTAGAAATCGAACGCGGTCGCGCAGTTGATGCGATGACTGACTCTCATGCATGGGTTCACGGTAAGCGCTTCGCTATCTACGGCGATCCCGATTTAGTTTACAGCGTTGTTGGCTTCATGCTGGAATTGGGTGCTGAACCCGTACATATTGTGGTTCACAACTCCAACGAAGTATTTGAAAAAGAACTTCAAGCATTGCTAGATTCTAGCCCCTTCGGTAAGGAAGCTAAAATCTGGGGTGGTAAGGACTTGTGGCACTTACGTTCTCTTTTGTGTGCGCTATCAAGTTAA
- the xisF_3 gene encoding fdxN element site-specific recombinase XisF: protein MESWGYARVSGEEQQTDKGALRKQIERLQNAGCSKVYWDIQSRTTEVREGLQQLINDLKTSAKGKVISLQFTRIDRIGSSSKLFYSLLEVLRSKGIKLIALDQGVDPDSLGGELTIDMLLAAAKFEVRMVTERLKSERRHRVTQGKSHRVAPLGYRIHNDKYVRDRSPCVCLLEGRRELTVSDVARYIFNTFFECGSVAATVRKLHSDFGIETKAFDWNKPEKSSRIISDDDLDKIVFTPAKANHPLRYPWSGLRWSIPGLKALLVNPVYAGGLPFDTYVKSKGKRKHFDEWKVKWGTHDDEAIITCAEHEQIKQTIRSNRHNRWASREDNEINPFSNLIKCAQCGGSMTRHAKRVDKQGQAIYYFQCRLYKAGNCSNKTMISSKILDIQVVDLLAQEAERLANLVETDEPIIIEEPPEVKTLRASLNNLETLPPSSAIEQIKNDLKEQIAIALGAINNTSRESLIAKERIIRAFANKSYWQGLAAQDKRAILNGCVKKICVDGNFVTAIEYRY from the coding sequence ATGGAAAGTTGGGGTTACGCAAGGGTCAGCGGTGAGGAGCAGCAAACAGATAAAGGTGCGTTGCGTAAACAAATAGAACGCTTGCAAAATGCTGGATGTTCAAAAGTATACTGGGATATTCAATCACGGACAACCGAAGTCAGGGAAGGACTACAACAATTAATTAATGACTTGAAGACGTCTGCAAAGGGTAAGGTAATATCTCTGCAATTCACCCGGATCGATCGCATTGGTTCATCATCAAAGTTGTTTTATTCATTGTTGGAAGTATTGCGTTCCAAAGGAATTAAGCTCATCGCTTTAGATCAAGGAGTCGATCCAGACAGTTTGGGCGGAGAATTAACTATTGATATGTTGCTTGCTGCTGCCAAATTTGAGGTGAGAATGGTGACGGAGAGGTTAAAGAGCGAACGCCGTCATCGCGTCACCCAAGGGAAAAGTCACCGAGTTGCGCCATTAGGATACCGCATCCACAACGATAAATATGTCCGCGATCGCTCTCCATGCGTTTGCTTGTTAGAAGGGCGAAGAGAGTTAACTGTATCTGATGTAGCTAGATATATTTTCAATACTTTTTTTGAGTGCGGTTCTGTTGCGGCTACCGTTCGTAAATTGCACTCAGATTTTGGCATAGAAACAAAAGCTTTTGATTGGAACAAGCCAGAGAAATCTTCACGAATTATCAGCGATGACGACTTAGATAAAATTGTCTTTACACCAGCTAAAGCTAACCACCCTTTGCGTTATCCTTGGTCTGGGTTGAGATGGTCAATTCCAGGTTTAAAAGCATTATTAGTCAACCCTGTTTATGCGGGAGGCTTGCCTTTTGATACTTATGTGAAATCAAAAGGTAAGCGCAAACATTTTGACGAGTGGAAAGTAAAATGGGGAACCCACGACGATGAAGCTATCATTACCTGCGCCGAACACGAACAAATAAAACAAACGATCCGCAGTAATCGCCATAACCGATGGGCTTCCAGAGAAGATAACGAAATCAACCCATTTTCTAATTTAATCAAATGCGCTCAATGCGGAGGTTCAATGACGCGCCATGCAAAACGAGTAGATAAGCAGGGACAAGCTATCTATTATTTTCAGTGCCGTTTGTATAAAGCTGGCAACTGTAGCAATAAAACTATGATTTCATCAAAAATATTAGATATCCAAGTTGTAGATTTATTGGCACAGGAAGCCGAACGGTTAGCGAACTTGGTAGAAACAGATGAGCCAATTATTATAGAGGAACCCCCAGAAGTCAAAACTCTCCGCGCATCACTGAATAATCTGGAAACCTTGCCACCAAGTTCAGCCATCGAACAAATCAAAAATGACCTCAAAGAACAAATTGCGATCGCACTGGGAGCAATCAATAATACGTCCAGAGAATCGTTGATTGCTAAGGAACGCATTATCCGGGCTTTTGCTAATAAAAGTTACTGGCAAGGACTTGCAGCTCAAGATAAAAGAGCAATCCTCAATGGTTGCGTTAAAAAAATATGTGTAGATGGTAACTTCGTTACAGCAATTGAGTATCGTTACTAA
- a CDS encoding putative CheA signal transduction histidine kinase, with product MSTDFVPQPQNNDRFLEEAIDLLLFLEQELPNYTKDSNPGTALALMEAADSLHSIAIAAELDTIAIVAAALGEIFQLLHQYRATIDGTVASLLSEGLDCLQMLLMAFLTASKIDEVEILERMSAIVARLQAQFRDSQDTHLETSVEQPQEHQPVIQFGDSLNEVESSASLPEQVIVKDEESLDRELVSETNPQFSIFVHVDTEKLPVKVGELANLEEEDFQAWLGDFFLPAEISEASLVKSLSDRHTLSLQESIPTLVATSIPAATPINIQHLEQLNALLATLLINYNQQACQEEQQQHTIGQLLRQVKRLQRLLDNLQEWSGRLAAISDTLSPLAASRSQQLYSTLQSVLAEASLVASTVHSLNNDRYQLKQELVHQENLLNRSADLVKKVTNIPLKTALEPLHRLWSQLQALQDKSARLHLQISDIQVDRTFSDRLRVLLLHISCYLLEQSIESCQTRQQLGKNSNGIIEIQIYQQGNQLIIDGCDDGAGLNLSQIYQQALAQGFALTKPGDILPVTELILEPEVSSVLCDRAALELGAELTEVCKQLTAIQGRIVLKSKAGHGTAFSLQIPLEQKIAQLIVCQANSRLYAFVADSVEQICLSQSEQILHTQAGRMLFLQSSSRSSGFLRGDREHPTTEMLVPIHLLTDVLISPNHLPSPVTPYSTDTLNAFKQDKPLLVFRYLDKLCALEVDCIIGKQSSAIHPLGETTPVAPYIQGTSVLANGQLSLVLDGRLLTKSLT from the coding sequence ATGAGTACCGATTTTGTCCCCCAACCGCAGAACAACGATCGCTTTCTAGAAGAAGCGATCGATCTGTTACTGTTCTTGGAGCAGGAGTTGCCTAACTATACAAAAGACAGTAACCCCGGTACAGCTTTGGCTCTCATGGAAGCTGCTGACTCTCTGCATTCGATAGCCATAGCAGCCGAGCTAGATACAATTGCTATAGTTGCAGCGGCACTAGGGGAGATTTTTCAGCTTTTGCATCAGTATCGAGCAACTATTGATGGCACAGTCGCCTCTTTGTTGTCGGAAGGATTAGATTGCTTACAAATGCTGCTGATGGCATTTTTAACAGCCTCGAAAATTGACGAAGTAGAAATTCTAGAGCGTATGTCTGCTATTGTTGCTCGTCTGCAAGCACAGTTTAGGGATTCCCAGGATACACACCTTGAGACATCGGTAGAGCAACCGCAGGAACATCAACCAGTTATTCAGTTTGGCGATTCCTTGAACGAGGTAGAATCTTCTGCATCTCTACCAGAGCAAGTTATAGTTAAAGACGAAGAAAGTCTTGACAGAGAACTAGTAAGTGAAACTAACCCCCAGTTTAGTATCTTTGTTCACGTAGATACTGAGAAGCTTCCCGTTAAGGTAGGGGAACTAGCAAACCTGGAGGAGGAAGATTTTCAGGCTTGGTTGGGAGATTTTTTCCTGCCTGCTGAAATATCTGAAGCATCCCTAGTTAAATCTTTGAGCGATCGCCATACACTCTCTTTACAAGAATCCATTCCCACCCTTGTTGCAACCAGTATTCCAGCCGCCACACCAATCAATATTCAGCATCTCGAACAACTAAACGCGCTCCTTGCAACATTACTAATTAACTATAATCAGCAAGCTTGTCAGGAAGAACAACAGCAACATACCATCGGGCAGTTACTTCGACAAGTTAAACGATTACAACGCCTGCTGGATAATCTACAGGAATGGTCAGGACGTTTAGCAGCAATTTCAGATACCCTTTCCCCTTTAGCTGCTTCTCGCTCTCAGCAGTTGTACAGTACTTTGCAATCTGTTTTAGCTGAAGCGTCTCTTGTGGCATCAACTGTTCATTCCCTGAATAACGATCGTTACCAACTCAAACAAGAACTCGTACACCAGGAAAATTTACTTAACCGTTCTGCTGATTTAGTTAAAAAAGTTACAAATATTCCTTTAAAAACAGCCTTAGAACCATTGCATCGGCTTTGGTCTCAGTTACAAGCTCTACAAGATAAGTCTGCTAGACTACATTTACAAATTAGCGATATCCAAGTCGATCGCACGTTTAGCGATCGCCTCCGTGTCCTGCTGTTGCATATAAGTTGCTATTTACTAGAGCAAAGTATCGAGTCTTGCCAAACACGCCAACAGCTAGGTAAAAATAGCAACGGTATTATCGAAATTCAAATCTATCAGCAGGGAAATCAACTAATTATTGATGGCTGCGATGATGGCGCAGGACTTAACTTATCTCAAATCTATCAACAAGCTTTAGCCCAAGGATTCGCCCTGACAAAACCAGGGGATATCTTACCAGTGACTGAATTAATACTTGAACCAGAGGTTTCATCTGTTTTGTGCGATCGTGCTGCCTTAGAGTTAGGAGCAGAATTAACTGAAGTTTGCAAGCAATTAACAGCTATTCAAGGAAGAATAGTATTGAAGTCTAAAGCTGGACATGGTACAGCCTTCTCGCTGCAAATTCCCCTAGAGCAAAAAATTGCTCAACTTATTGTCTGTCAAGCCAACTCCAGACTCTATGCATTTGTTGCCGATTCGGTAGAGCAAATTTGTCTATCCCAGTCCGAACAAATTCTCCACACTCAAGCGGGACGCATGTTATTTTTGCAGTCTTCTAGCAGATCCAGTGGCTTCCTGCGTGGCGATCGCGAGCATCCAACAACAGAAATGCTCGTCCCTATCCACTTACTAACTGATGTGCTGATTTCTCCTAACCACCTTCCCAGCCCAGTTACCCCTTACAGTACAGATACACTAAATGCTTTCAAGCAGGATAAGCCATTACTAGTATTTCGTTACTTAGACAAACTATGCGCTTTAGAAGTAGATTGCATCATCGGCAAGCAATCCTCTGCGATTCATCCTCTAGGGGAAACAACCCCAGTTGCTCCTTATATCCAAGGCACTAGTGTTCTTGCCAATGGACAACTTAGCCTGGTTTTGGATGGTCGTCTTCTCACAAAATCTCTAACTTAA
- a CDS encoding nitrogenase molybdenum-iron protein subunit alpha, which translates to MTPPENKNIIEERKELIKEVLQAYPEKAAKKREKHLNVYEEGKSDCGVKSNIKSLPGVMTARGCAYAGSKGVVWGPIKDMIHISHGPVGCGYWSWSGRRNYYIGTTGVDTFGTMHFTSDFQERDIVFGGDKKLLKLIQELEVLFPLSRGVSIQSECPIGLIGDDIEAVAKKAAKEINKPVVPVRCEGFRGVSQSLGHHIANDMIRDWVFPRADQAKKDGTLKFESTPYDVAIIGDYNIGGDAWASRILLEEIGLRVVAQWSGDGTINEMLMTPNVKMNLIHCYRSMNYISRHMEEKYGIPWLEYNFFGPTKIAESLREIASKFDSKIQENAEKVIAKYQPTMDAIVAKYRPRLEGKTVAMMVGGLRPRHVVPAFQDLGMKMIGTGYEFAHNDDYKRTTHYIENGTIVYDDVTAYEFEEFVKALKPDLIASGVKEKYVFQKMGLPFRQMHSWDYSGPYHGYDGFAIFARDMDLALNSPTWGLIGAPWNKNTKAKAKAAV; encoded by the coding sequence ATGACTCCTCCAGAAAACAAGAACATCATTGAAGAAAGAAAAGAACTAATTAAAGAAGTTCTCCAAGCCTATCCTGAAAAAGCTGCCAAAAAACGGGAAAAGCACTTAAACGTATACGAAGAAGGTAAGTCTGACTGCGGCGTTAAGTCTAACATCAAATCTCTACCTGGTGTAATGACCGCCCGTGGTTGTGCTTATGCAGGTTCTAAGGGTGTGGTTTGGGGTCCTATTAAGGACATGATCCACATCAGCCACGGGCCTGTAGGTTGCGGTTACTGGTCTTGGTCTGGTCGTCGTAACTACTACATTGGTACAACTGGTGTTGACACCTTTGGTACCATGCACTTCACCTCTGACTTCCAAGAACGTGACATCGTTTTCGGTGGTGACAAAAAACTCTTAAAGCTGATTCAAGAACTCGAAGTCCTGTTCCCCCTCAGCCGTGGTGTTTCTATTCAATCTGAATGTCCCATCGGTTTGATTGGGGATGACATCGAAGCAGTTGCTAAGAAAGCTGCTAAAGAAATTAACAAGCCAGTTGTACCTGTACGTTGCGAAGGCTTCCGTGGTGTTTCTCAGTCCTTAGGACACCACATTGCTAACGACATGATCCGTGACTGGGTATTCCCCAGAGCAGATCAAGCTAAGAAAGATGGCACACTGAAGTTTGAGTCTACTCCTTATGACGTAGCTATCATCGGTGACTACAACATCGGTGGTGATGCTTGGGCTAGCCGCATCCTCTTAGAAGAAATCGGCTTGCGCGTAGTCGCTCAGTGGTCTGGTGATGGCACAATCAACGAAATGTTGATGACCCCTAATGTGAAGATGAACCTCATCCACTGCTATCGGTCGATGAACTACATCAGCCGTCACATGGAAGAGAAGTATGGTATCCCCTGGTTGGAATACAACTTCTTCGGCCCCACCAAGATTGCTGAATCCTTACGGGAAATTGCTTCTAAGTTTGACTCGAAGATCCAAGAAAACGCTGAGAAGGTGATTGCCAAGTATCAGCCGACAATGGATGCGATCGTTGCTAAGTATCGCCCCCGTTTGGAAGGTAAGACCGTTGCGATGATGGTTGGTGGTTTGCGTCCTCGCCACGTTGTACCCGCTTTCCAAGATTTGGGTATGAAGATGATTGGTACAGGTTATGAGTTCGCTCATAACGACGACTACAAACGTACCACTCACTACATCGAAAACGGCACCATCGTTTATGACGACGTTACCGCTTACGAATTTGAGGAGTTTGTAAAAGCACTCAAACCAGATTTGATTGCTTCTGGTGTGAAAGAGAAGTACGTTTTCCAAAAGATGGGTCTTCCTTTCCGTCAAATGCACTCTTGGGATTACTCCGGCCCTTATCACGGTTATGACGGATTTGCCATCTTCGCCCGCGATATGGATTTGGCACTCAACAGCCCAACCTGGGGATTAATTGGCGCTCCTTGGAACAAGAATACTAAAGCTAAGGCTAAAGCTGCCGTTTAG
- a CDS encoding globin GlbN, with product MSALYEKIGGQATLDKVVADLHKRIQADSSVNTFFAKTDMAKQRSHFVAFVAQLLEGPKQYAGRPMDKTHTGMNIQPQHFDTIAKHLSDAMAANGVSADDISAAMARVSNVKGAILNK from the coding sequence ATGAGCGCACTCTACGAAAAAATTGGCGGACAAGCAACTCTCGACAAAGTAGTTGCAGATTTACACAAACGCATCCAAGCAGACAGCAGCGTGAATACTTTCTTCGCTAAGACAGATATGGCGAAACAACGTAGTCACTTTGTTGCTTTCGTAGCTCAGTTACTTGAGGGGCCAAAGCAATATGCAGGTCGCCCAATGGACAAAACCCACACAGGTATGAATATACAGCCCCAACACTTTGATACTATTGCCAAGCACCTCAGCGATGCAATGGCTGCAAATGGAGTGTCTGCTGATGATATCAGCGCTGCAATGGCTCGCGTCTCCAATGTCAAAGGCGCTATTTTAAACAAGTAA
- a CDS encoding nitrogenase reductase gives MTDENIRQIAFYGKGGIGKSTTSQNTLAAMAEMGQRIMIVGCDPKADSTRLMLHSKAQTTVLHLAAERGAVEDLELEEVMLTGFRDVKCVESGGPEPGVGCAGRGIITAINFLEENGAYQDLDFVSYDVLGDVVCGGFAMPIREGKAQEIYIVTSGEMMAMYAANNIARGILKYAHSGGVRLGGLICNSRKVDREAELIENLAERLNTQMIHFVPRDNIVQHAELRRMTVNEYAPDSNQSQEYRALAKKIINNTKLTIPTPMEMDDLEALLIEYGILDDDTKHADIIGKTAAEAPVK, from the coding sequence ATGACTGACGAAAATATTAGACAGATAGCTTTCTACGGTAAAGGCGGTATCGGTAAATCTACCACCTCTCAAAACACCCTGGCAGCTATGGCAGAAATGGGTCAGCGCATTATGATTGTGGGTTGTGACCCCAAAGCTGACTCCACCCGTTTGATGCTCCACAGTAAAGCTCAAACCACCGTGCTGCACTTAGCAGCAGAACGTGGTGCAGTAGAAGATTTAGAATTAGAAGAAGTAATGTTGACCGGCTTCCGTGATGTGAAGTGCGTGGAGTCTGGTGGTCCAGAACCCGGTGTAGGTTGCGCTGGTCGTGGTATTATCACCGCTATTAACTTCTTGGAAGAAAACGGTGCTTACCAAGACCTAGACTTCGTATCTTACGACGTATTAGGTGACGTTGTATGCGGTGGTTTCGCTATGCCTATCCGTGAAGGTAAAGCACAAGAAATCTACATCGTTACCTCTGGTGAAATGATGGCGATGTACGCTGCTAACAACATCGCTCGTGGTATTTTGAAATATGCTCACTCCGGTGGTGTACGTTTAGGTGGTTTGATCTGTAACAGCCGTAAAGTTGACCGTGAAGCTGAACTAATTGAAAACTTGGCTGAACGTTTGAACACCCAAATGATTCACTTCGTACCTCGCGACAACATCGTTCAACACGCAGAATTGCGCCGGATGACTGTTAACGAGTATGCACCCGACAGCAACCAATCTCAAGAATACCGCGCACTAGCTAAGAAGATCATCAACAACACCAAGCTCACCATTCCGACACCAATGGAAATGGACGATCTAGAAGCTCTGTTGATCGAATACGGTATTCTCGACGACGATACCAAGCACGCAGACATCATCGGTAAGACCGCTGCGGAAGCACCTGTTAAGTAA
- a CDS encoding Fe-S cluster assembly protein NifU → MWDYTDKVLELFYNPKNQGAIEEADESGVKVATGEVGSIACGDALRLHLKVEVASDKILDARFQTFGCTSAIASSSALTEMIKGLTLDEALNVSNKDIADYLGGLPEAKMHCSVMGQEALEAAIYNYRGIPLTAHDDDDEGALICSCFGISESKIRRVILENNLTDAEQVTNYVKAGGGCGSCLANIDDIIKDVQQQAATPAIDNYSVKVATDIATAKQSQRPLTNVQKIALIQKVLDEEVRPVLIADGGDVELYDVDGDRVKVLLQGACGSCSSSTATLKIAIEARLQDRVSKNLIVEAVEP, encoded by the coding sequence ATGTGGGACTACACAGATAAAGTATTAGAACTGTTTTACAATCCCAAGAATCAGGGAGCTATTGAAGAAGCTGATGAATCTGGGGTGAAGGTAGCAACTGGAGAGGTAGGTAGCATTGCTTGTGGTGATGCTCTGAGACTACACTTGAAAGTTGAAGTCGCCAGCGATAAGATTCTCGATGCTCGCTTTCAAACTTTTGGCTGTACCAGTGCGATCGCATCTTCCAGCGCCCTCACTGAAATGATTAAGGGTTTAACCTTAGATGAAGCCTTAAATGTCTCCAATAAAGACATTGCAGATTACTTGGGTGGATTGCCAGAAGCGAAAATGCATTGCTCTGTGATGGGGCAAGAAGCGCTAGAAGCGGCAATTTATAATTATCGCGGCATTCCCCTAACTGCCCATGATGACGATGATGAAGGCGCACTCATTTGTAGTTGCTTTGGTATCAGCGAATCCAAAATTCGGCGCGTGATTTTGGAAAATAACCTTACTGATGCCGAGCAGGTAACAAACTACGTCAAAGCTGGTGGCGGATGCGGTTCCTGTCTGGCAAATATTGATGATATTATTAAAGATGTACAGCAACAAGCCGCAACACCTGCAATCGATAACTATAGCGTGAAAGTTGCAACCGATATTGCTACTGCTAAACAATCACAACGCCCATTGACTAATGTGCAGAAAATTGCACTAATTCAAAAGGTCTTAGATGAAGAAGTCAGACCAGTACTGATTGCTGACGGCGGCGATGTGGAACTGTACGATGTGGACGGCGATCGCGTTAAGGTTCTACTGCAAGGAGCTTGTGGTTCTTGTTCTAGCAGCACAGCAACTCTCAAGATTGCCATAGAAGCCAGGTTGCAGGATCGAGTCAGCAAGAACCTGATAGTAGAAGCGGTTGAGCCATAA